The following coding sequences lie in one Flavobacterium cyclinae genomic window:
- a CDS encoding CvfB family protein has protein sequence MIQIGEYNTLRILRATKVGLFLGNDTEDILLPNKYVPKDFHIGDDITVFVYLDHEERQVATTLKPYIKLNEFAHLKVNYINKFGAFLDWGLEKDLFVPFKEQARPMEEGKRYLVYMHLDDKTNRLVASSKTNQFLSNENLDLQRNEEVDILISHITDAGINVIINQKHKGLAYKNEVYDDVKPGMKTKGYIKTIRPDGKIDVLLRKIGVEAIEPSSQVILDELKSNRGFLRLTDNSHPEDIKTVLKMSKKNFKKAVGNLYKQKLIEIKEDGIYLV, from the coding sequence ATGATACAAATAGGCGAATACAATACATTACGAATTTTAAGAGCAACTAAAGTAGGATTATTTTTAGGAAACGATACTGAAGATATTTTATTACCCAATAAATATGTTCCTAAAGATTTTCATATTGGAGATGATATTACTGTTTTTGTTTATCTAGATCACGAAGAACGTCAGGTTGCAACCACGTTAAAACCTTATATTAAGTTGAATGAATTTGCTCATTTGAAAGTAAATTACATTAATAAATTTGGGGCATTTTTAGATTGGGGATTAGAGAAAGATTTGTTTGTTCCATTTAAAGAGCAAGCACGCCCTATGGAAGAAGGAAAGCGTTATTTGGTTTACATGCATTTGGATGATAAAACCAATCGATTAGTAGCTTCTAGTAAAACCAATCAGTTTTTGAGTAACGAAAATTTAGACTTACAGCGAAATGAAGAAGTAGACATCTTAATTTCTCATATTACCGATGCTGGAATTAATGTTATCATCAACCAAAAACACAAAGGTTTAGCGTATAAAAATGAAGTATATGATGATGTAAAACCAGGAATGAAAACCAAAGGTTACATTAAAACTATTCGCCCTGATGGCAAAATTGATGTTTTACTTCGTAAAATAGGAGTAGAGGCAATCGAACCTTCTTCGCAAGTGATTTTAGATGAGTTAAAATCGAATCGTGGTTTCTTACGACTAACCGATAATTCACATCCAGAAGATATTAAAACAGTTTTGAAAATGAGTAAAAAGAATTTCAAAAAAGCTGTTGGAAATTTATACAAACAAAAACTTATCGAAATCAAAGAAGACGGTATTTATTTGGTTTAA
- the ygiD gene encoding 4,5-DOPA dioxygenase extradiol, with amino-acid sequence MNRKNFITLLTGGIAMASIQPFYDWTKGLGEEEEKMPVLFIGHGSPMNAIEDNEFSRRWKQMGKDIPLPKAVVVISAHWLTKGTMVTAMPNPKTIHDFGGFPQALFDLQYPAPGDPELAGEIQKLITNPAVELDHDWGLDHGTWSVVKHMYPDADIPVLQLSIDYYKPAAYHYELAKQLLALRKKGVLIIGSGNMVHNLRMVAWDKLNEPEYGFDWALEMNDIFKNKISNGFHKELIQYEKLNKAATLAVPSPDHYYPLLYILALQTDNDKVEFFNDKAVGGSLTMTSVKIG; translated from the coding sequence ATGAATCGAAAGAATTTCATAACTTTACTTACAGGAGGAATTGCTATGGCAAGTATACAACCGTTCTATGATTGGACAAAAGGATTAGGAGAAGAGGAGGAGAAGATGCCTGTTTTATTCATCGGACATGGTTCGCCAATGAATGCTATTGAAGATAATGAGTTTTCAAGAAGATGGAAACAAATGGGAAAAGATATCCCATTACCAAAAGCTGTTGTTGTAATTTCAGCGCACTGGTTAACAAAAGGTACAATGGTTACGGCAATGCCAAATCCAAAAACGATTCACGATTTTGGAGGCTTTCCTCAAGCGTTATTTGATCTTCAATATCCAGCGCCAGGAGATCCTGAATTGGCTGGCGAAATTCAAAAATTAATCACAAATCCAGCAGTGGAATTAGACCACGATTGGGGATTAGATCACGGTACTTGGTCGGTAGTGAAACACATGTATCCTGATGCGGATATTCCGGTTTTACAATTGAGTATTGATTATTACAAACCTGCTGCTTATCATTATGAATTGGCAAAACAATTATTAGCACTTCGTAAAAAAGGTGTTTTAATTATCGGAAGTGGCAACATGGTGCATAATTTACGAATGGTAGCTTGGGATAAACTCAACGAACCTGAATACGGATTTGATTGGGCGTTAGAAATGAATGACATCTTCAAAAATAAAATCTCAAACGGCTTTCATAAAGAATTAATCCAGTATGAAAAATTAAACAAAGCAGCAACCTTAGCTGTACCATCACCAGACCATTACTATCCCTTACTATATATTTTAGCATTACAAACTGATAATGATAAAGTAGAATTCTTTAACGATAAAGCTGTTGGAGGTTCGTTAACAATGACTTCAGTAAAGATTGGCTAA
- a CDS encoding porin, with amino-acid sequence MKKIVIVLLLFASVFSSAQEIKPVLKDNDLKLAAIPYYSYGKGLGITSPDSLFQLNIRFRMQNRVTFIQNDGADAAYSGEIRRLRLRFDGYVGNPHFLYVIQLSFAPGDVGEIEEGENINIIRDAAIFYRPNKHWSFLFGQTKLPGNRQRVNSSGALQLTDRSINNARFTIDRDFGFQAYYLNENKDKFSYNIKTAVTTGEGRNWTKSSDDGVALTGKLELMPFGSFKKDGTNFEGDVAREEKPKLLVSGAFSQNNLSKRTQGQLGKDLFESKTTKAVFVDAMVKYNGWAFMSAYMSRSAKDPIAYNPEDITEFNFVPVGSGMDYQLSYVFPTNYEIIGRFSTQKMHKDIQMLTPNSKQYSIGLTKYLWEHAFKLQGEVTLSDLNYFDGSNKQNWYVRFQLEIGI; translated from the coding sequence ATGAAAAAAATAGTAATTGTTTTACTTCTTTTTGCTTCTGTATTTTCAAGTGCACAAGAAATAAAACCCGTGTTAAAAGACAACGATTTAAAATTAGCAGCAATTCCTTATTACAGTTACGGAAAAGGATTAGGAATAACTTCTCCAGATAGTTTATTTCAATTGAATATTCGTTTTAGAATGCAAAATAGGGTTACTTTCATTCAAAATGATGGAGCAGATGCCGCTTATTCAGGCGAAATTAGACGCTTACGTTTGCGCTTTGACGGATATGTAGGAAATCCTCATTTCTTATATGTAATTCAATTATCCTTTGCTCCAGGTGATGTGGGTGAAATCGAAGAAGGGGAGAATATTAATATAATTCGTGATGCAGCTATTTTCTATCGTCCTAATAAACATTGGAGTTTCCTTTTTGGCCAAACTAAATTACCAGGAAACCGTCAGCGTGTAAACTCTTCAGGTGCACTTCAATTGACAGATAGAAGTATCAATAATGCGCGTTTTACAATTGACCGTGATTTTGGTTTTCAAGCGTATTATTTGAATGAAAATAAAGATAAGTTTTCATATAATATAAAAACAGCTGTAACTACAGGAGAAGGAAGAAACTGGACAAAATCATCAGATGATGGGGTTGCTCTAACAGGAAAGTTAGAATTGATGCCCTTTGGTTCATTTAAAAAAGACGGAACTAATTTTGAAGGAGACGTTGCTCGAGAAGAAAAACCTAAGTTATTAGTATCGGGAGCATTCAGTCAGAATAATTTATCAAAAAGAACACAAGGTCAATTAGGAAAAGATTTATTTGAATCTAAAACTACTAAAGCGGTTTTTGTAGATGCAATGGTAAAATACAATGGTTGGGCTTTTATGTCGGCTTATATGTCGCGTTCTGCAAAAGATCCTATTGCTTACAATCCAGAAGATATTACAGAGTTTAACTTTGTTCCTGTTGGAAGCGGAATGGACTATCAGTTGAGCTATGTTTTCCCAACGAATTATGAAATTATTGGTCGTTTTTCAACACAAAAAATGCATAAAGATATTCAAATGTTAACTCCAAATTCAAAACAGTATTCCATTGGTTTAACAAAATACTTATGGGAACATGCATTCAAATTACAAGGCGAAGTTACTTTAAGTGATTTGAATTATTTTGATGGTTCAAACAAACAAAACTGGTATGTTAGATTTCAGTTAGAAATTGGTATCTAA
- a CDS encoding serine hydrolase domain-containing protein has protein sequence MLNKIVLVSLSLLLFNCQNKPDENKESTLKDKEGNVSEYAINFTPLTTIYKKRMGNEMEAFYDKKFNSKDFSGSFLVAKNGEILYENYSGYAFKEKGDSIKQDTPLHIASVSKVITAVTVLKLVDQKKVKLDATVKSILPEFPHEETTVRMLLNHRSGLRNYAYFTDDKGVWDKKKTLTNQDVLTLLATKNIGLESKPGTRFGYCNTNYALLALIIEKVTNKTYPKVLQEMIFDPLDMKNTFVFDDLNKKDEVSQSYKNNYLRLAFEFLDQVYGDKNIYSTPRDLLKFDLALYSDKFLSAEMKSEMYKGYSYERKGTKNYGLGIRMLEFETGQKYFFHNGWWHGNTSSFVTLRKDSVTIISISNKFTRKTYQTKRLAPEFGDYPFKFNAEESE, from the coding sequence ATGTTGAATAAAATAGTACTTGTAAGTTTAAGTTTACTACTTTTTAATTGCCAAAATAAACCCGACGAAAACAAAGAATCTACCTTAAAAGATAAAGAAGGTAATGTTTCTGAATATGCCATAAACTTTACACCTTTAACTACCATTTATAAAAAAAGAATGGGAAATGAAATGGAGGCTTTTTACGATAAAAAATTCAATTCCAAAGACTTTAGTGGTTCATTTTTAGTTGCTAAAAATGGGGAAATCTTATATGAAAATTATAGTGGCTATGCCTTTAAAGAAAAAGGGGATTCAATTAAACAAGATACGCCACTTCATATTGCTTCTGTGAGTAAAGTAATTACAGCAGTTACGGTTTTAAAATTAGTGGACCAAAAGAAAGTAAAATTAGACGCTACTGTAAAATCCATTTTACCTGAATTTCCTCACGAAGAAACTACTGTTAGAATGTTATTAAATCACCGAAGTGGTTTGAGAAATTATGCTTATTTCACTGATGATAAAGGCGTTTGGGATAAGAAAAAAACACTAACCAATCAAGATGTTTTAACATTATTAGCTACTAAAAATATTGGATTAGAATCAAAGCCTGGAACGCGTTTTGGTTATTGCAATACAAATTATGCTTTATTGGCTTTAATCATAGAAAAAGTAACGAATAAAACATATCCAAAAGTGCTTCAAGAAATGATTTTTGATCCTTTAGATATGAAAAATACGTTTGTTTTTGATGATTTAAACAAAAAAGACGAAGTGAGTCAATCTTACAAAAACAACTATTTGCGTTTGGCTTTTGAGTTTTTGGATCAAGTTTATGGCGATAAAAACATCTACTCTACTCCGCGTGATTTATTGAAATTTGATTTGGCCTTATATTCTGATAAATTTTTAAGTGCTGAAATGAAATCCGAAATGTATAAAGGATACAGCTATGAAAGAAAAGGAACCAAAAACTACGGTTTAGGAATTCGAATGTTAGAATTTGAAACTGGACAAAAGTACTTTTTTCATAATGGGTGGTGGCATGGAAATACATCGTCATTTGTAACACTTAGAAAAGATTCAGTTACCATAATTTCGATTTCAAATAAGTTTACTCGTAAAACATATCAAACAAAACGCTTAGCGCCAGAATTTGGAGATTATCCGTTTAAATTTAATGCAGAAGAAAGCGAATAA
- a CDS encoding four helix bundle protein: MELNEPTERIFNLDERLVRFAGESIFFVRKLAKAYELEYYKNQLIRSSGSASLNYGESQGTITDKDYVFKLSLVVKELKESRNSLRVLNYIKEGNEKDRNWLLAEVEELIAITSRMMLNKMK, translated from the coding sequence ATGGAATTAAATGAACCAACGGAAAGAATATTTAATTTAGATGAGAGATTAGTAAGATTTGCAGGTGAATCGATTTTCTTTGTTAGAAAATTAGCAAAAGCTTATGAACTTGAATATTATAAAAATCAATTAATTCGTTCTTCTGGAAGTGCTTCTTTAAATTATGGTGAATCTCAAGGAACAATTACCGATAAAGATTACGTTTTTAAATTATCTTTAGTTGTCAAAGAATTAAAAGAATCAAGAAATTCACTAAGAGTTTTAAATTATATTAAAGAAGGAAATGAAAAAGATAGAAATTGGCTCTTAGCAGAAGTAGAAGAATTAATTGCTATCACATCAAGAATGATGTTGAATAAAATGAAATAG
- a CDS encoding 1,4-dihydroxy-2-naphthoyl-CoA synthase: protein MNTINWKTVREFEDITYKKCNGVARIAFNRPDVRNAFRPKTTSELIQAFYDAQEDTSIGVVLLSAEGPSSKDGIWSFCSGGDQKARGHQGYVGEDGYHRLNILEVQRMIRFMPKAVICVVPGWAVGGGHSLHVVCDLTLASKEHAIFKQTDADVTSFDGGYGSAYLAKMVGQKKAREIFFLGRNYSAQDAFEMGMVNAVIPHAELEDTAYEWAQEILAKSPTSIKMLKFAMNLTDDGMVGQQVFAGEATRLAYMTDEAKEGRDAFLEKRKPNFEKKYLP from the coding sequence ATGAACACAATTAATTGGAAAACCGTTAGAGAATTTGAAGATATTACGTATAAAAAATGCAATGGCGTTGCAAGAATCGCTTTCAATCGACCAGATGTTAGAAATGCATTTCGTCCAAAAACAACTTCTGAACTAATTCAAGCATTTTACGATGCTCAAGAAGATACTTCAATAGGAGTAGTTTTGCTTTCTGCTGAAGGACCAAGTTCTAAAGACGGAATCTGGAGTTTTTGTAGTGGTGGCGACCAAAAAGCACGTGGACACCAAGGTTATGTTGGAGAAGACGGTTATCACAGATTGAACATTTTGGAAGTACAACGTATGATTCGTTTTATGCCAAAAGCGGTAATTTGTGTCGTTCCAGGATGGGCTGTTGGTGGCGGACATTCGCTTCATGTGGTTTGTGATTTAACGTTAGCGAGTAAAGAACACGCTATTTTCAAACAAACGGATGCTGATGTTACTAGTTTTGATGGTGGTTACGGTTCGGCTTATTTAGCTAAAATGGTGGGACAAAAGAAAGCGAGAGAAATTTTCTTCTTAGGTAGAAATTACTCGGCTCAAGACGCTTTTGAAATGGGAATGGTAAATGCGGTTATTCCTCACGCTGAGTTAGAAGATACGGCTTATGAGTGGGCTCAAGAAATTTTAGCAAAATCACCAACCTCAATTAAAATGCTAAAATTCGCAATGAATTTAACAGATGATGGAATGGTTGGCCAACAAGTATTTGCTGGTGAAGCCACTCGTTTAGCATACATGACTGATGAAGCTAAAGAAGGAAGAGATGCGTTTTTAGAAAAACGTAAACCGAATTTTGAAAAGAAATATTTGCCTTAA
- a CDS encoding outer membrane beta-barrel protein: protein MKNYFLALFLVCSSFLFAQEETNKPTKFQVGVHYVGNLRNENIISDGFNGVVGVSGNYAVYQDEMISVFGGITIDYLKTREYFLQNDILIWNPNASIEVDVFKGKLKPFFGLGYAFFSNNFKYASGLFDPMDPAITVREKKLSFNGFTINLGLKYHISDLLFVEGSYKYFPVNSDDIEGTANTHFIYLGLGFKF from the coding sequence ATGAAAAACTATTTTTTAGCCTTATTTTTAGTTTGTTCCAGCTTTTTATTTGCCCAAGAGGAAACTAATAAACCAACAAAATTTCAAGTAGGAGTTCACTATGTTGGAAATCTTCGAAATGAAAACATCATCAGTGACGGCTTTAATGGTGTTGTTGGAGTTTCTGGAAATTATGCGGTTTATCAAGACGAAATGATTTCCGTTTTTGGAGGTATAACTATCGATTATTTGAAGACCAGAGAATACTTTTTACAGAACGATATACTAATTTGGAATCCCAATGCTAGTATTGAAGTAGATGTCTTTAAAGGTAAATTAAAACCTTTTTTTGGATTAGGTTATGCTTTTTTCTCTAATAATTTTAAATATGCATCAGGCTTATTTGATCCAATGGATCCAGCTATCACTGTAAGAGAGAAAAAATTAAGTTTTAATGGATTTACAATTAATCTAGGTTTGAAATATCATATTTCTGATTTGCTTTTTGTAGAAGGTAGTTACAAGTATTTTCCTGTAAACTCGGATGATATTGAAGGAACCGCAAACACACATTTTATTTATTTAGGTCTTGGTTTTAAATTTTAA
- a CDS encoding PH domain-containing protein yields MVFKSAISKLNKYIYWGVILLLLVLTIPAFFEDSNEPFIAIFLINFLVILILVWIYKTTFYKIDSTNLFWKSGPFYGKIDITKINKIEYHEGIIVPTIWKPALSHIGLIITYNKYDDIYISPEKQQEFIATLQCLNPNITFKNTPYVE; encoded by the coding sequence ATGGTATTCAAATCGGCAATTAGTAAATTAAATAAATATATTTATTGGGGCGTAATACTATTGCTATTAGTCCTAACCATTCCTGCCTTTTTTGAGGATTCAAATGAACCCTTCATAGCAATATTTTTAATAAATTTTCTAGTAATACTAATCTTAGTTTGGATATATAAAACTACTTTCTACAAGATTGATAGCACAAATTTATTTTGGAAATCGGGTCCTTTTTATGGCAAAATCGATATAACGAAAATCAATAAAATTGAATATCACGAAGGGATAATTGTGCCAACTATTTGGAAACCAGCATTGAGTCATATTGGCTTAATCATTACTTACAATAAATATGATGATATTTACATTTCTCCTGAAAAACAACAAGAATTTATTGCTACATTGCAATGCCTAAATCCCAATATTACGTTTAAGAATACGCCTTATGTTGAATAA
- a CDS encoding C1 family peptidase has translation MKKLYIGLLFASGLFSATAQNYEFQNVNNVECLPVISQDITGTCWSFSTSSFLESEIIRLTGKKIDLSEMYQARTTYPLKAENYVLRQGKANFSEGALAHDVINSVSKYGLVPNSIYDGLNDGTTKHNHAEMVAVLEAMLKTYVSNPSGKLSQNWKQAISAVLDIYLGSVPTKFEYEGKNYTPKSFAEFAKIKPENYVTLTSFTHEAYYKPFILNIPDNFSNGSMYNLPLDEFIANIDNALANGYSLSLDCDVSEPTFSGKYGIAFIPEKEEDTKTGLAEIVIEKKITPEFRQQEFENLSTTDDHLMHIVGKAKDQKGNVYYKVKNSWGSDEKKVANGGYVYMSVTYLRLKAISVMVHKDGISKETKKKLGL, from the coding sequence ATGAAAAAACTATATATTGGATTGCTGTTTGCATCTGGACTATTTTCTGCTACGGCTCAAAACTATGAATTTCAGAACGTTAATAATGTAGAATGTTTGCCTGTCATCTCTCAAGATATCACCGGAACATGTTGGAGTTTCTCTACTTCTTCGTTTTTAGAATCGGAAATTATTCGTTTAACAGGCAAGAAAATCGACCTTTCTGAAATGTATCAAGCGAGAACTACATATCCGTTAAAAGCAGAAAATTATGTTTTACGTCAGGGAAAAGCGAATTTCAGTGAAGGTGCTTTGGCTCATGATGTAATTAATAGTGTCTCAAAATATGGATTGGTTCCTAATAGCATTTATGATGGGTTAAACGATGGAACAACCAAACACAATCATGCTGAAATGGTGGCGGTTTTAGAAGCAATGTTGAAAACGTATGTATCAAATCCTTCAGGAAAATTATCTCAAAATTGGAAACAAGCAATTAGTGCTGTTTTAGATATCTATTTAGGAAGTGTTCCAACTAAATTTGAATACGAAGGCAAAAATTACACGCCAAAATCATTTGCAGAATTCGCTAAAATCAAGCCAGAAAATTATGTTACTTTAACTTCGTTTACTCATGAAGCTTATTACAAACCCTTCATTTTAAATATTCCAGATAATTTTTCAAATGGGAGTATGTATAATTTGCCTTTAGATGAATTTATCGCCAATATTGATAATGCTTTAGCAAACGGTTATTCACTTTCCTTAGATTGTGATGTGTCAGAGCCAACCTTTTCAGGAAAATATGGAATCGCATTTATTCCTGAAAAAGAAGAAGATACTAAAACCGGATTGGCTGAAATAGTAATTGAAAAGAAAATTACACCTGAATTTCGCCAACAAGAATTTGAAAATTTATCTACTACTGATGATCATTTAATGCATATTGTGGGAAAAGCAAAAGACCAAAAAGGTAATGTGTACTACAAAGTAAAAAATTCATGGGGAAGTGATGAAAAGAAAGTTGCTAATGGTGGTTATGTTTACATGAGTGTAACTTATTTGAGATTAAAAGCTATTTCTGTGATGGTTCATAAAGATGGAATTTCAAAAGAAACTAAGAAGAAATTAGGATTGTAA